tcttcacCCCAAAACCTTCAAACCATTACTCCTTCTCCTCCACCAAAATCACTATTCTAACCTTCCCCGAGTCACTATTCAACTGAGTTATTCTGCCAAATTTAAATTGTCAAACttaaattaatttcattttctaacTGATCAATTTTCTCAGTTGCTTCTAAAAATAGGATCCTTATACCGTTACTCTACCCATTTGAATTCTTATCAAACTtaagaatcttttttttttggtcgaaaaaCTTAAGAATCTTATTGCCCTATATTTGCCCGTTTTCTTTGGACTATAATTACCGGACCCGATTATACCTTTCATATTCCTCTGGtccatatgtggaaaaaaaaaaaaattaaatttaagtttGACAATTTAAATCAAGCATAATAACGTTTTACATACATGAATATagaattaaagaaaatgaaaaacgaGATAAGGAATAGAGATTAAGGAACTCAGAGGtatttttggtgaaatttcaaagcacggaaaattaaaatagaattgaCACGTGGCATTTTCTGATTGGTTGGAACACATCACACGACCAAGTGTCATTGTGTGATTGGCTGGTCAATTATCAATTCATTGATTAAGTCTTTGACTAGGTTCTATAGTACTATTTCGTGAGCTCACTTCATCTCAACTATTGATCTTATTATAGATAAGATCTGGACCATTGATTAAATCAAAGAATTTTGACTTGATCTGGCCTTTGGATTGGTAGTTGGGAATGTATCTTGGTCGTCCATCTTAAAGCTACGATAGACCTCCCCACATTTTGTTGAAAACTCATCTTTTGATCTGAGGCtttgaattaaatattcaaatcGATCCAAGCTATTAGAGAATTCAATAAAGACCTCCATTTTCCTCTATTTTTCTTCACACCAAAACTTTCAAACCATTGCTCCTCCACCAAAATCAATATTACGACATTCTTGGGGTCGCTGTTCATCTGAGTTACTATTCACAGACACTATTCATCCGATTTCGCTATTCACTTCCCTAAACTTGTAGCAATCGTTCCCTATTCATTATGGgaaattactattcacatgcACTTTTCGCATCGGGTTTCATTATTCATGACTCCTCCAACTGACGTAATCTCTATTTCTtatcttgttttttatttacttcaaTTATGTATTCCTATTTCTAAAGTGTTATTTTGCCCAATTTAAATTGTCACacttaaattaattttattttctgaatgGTTAATTTTCTCAGATATTTCTAAAAATTGGATCCCTATGCCATTGCACTGCCTGTTTGAATTCTACTCAAACTTAAGAATCTTATGGCCATATATTTTCCCGATGTCCTTGGACTATAATATCCGGACCCGATTATACCTATTCATATTCCTCTGGTCCATATGtgaataaaattcatttaagTGACAATGTAAATTAAGCATGATAACGCTTTAGAAACATGAATATGGAATCAATGCAAATGAAAAACGAGATAAGGAATTTAGATTAATTTGGTTGGAGGAGTGATGAATAATGAAACCTGACGTAAATAGTGCCCATAAATAGTAACTTCTCGGAATGAATAGGGAATGACACCTACTAGCTTAGGGAAGTGAAGAGTGAAATCGAATGaatagtgtgtgtgtgaatcTACTCATATGAATAGTGACTCAAAGAAAGTCAGAATAGTGATTTTGTTGGAGGAGACGGAGTAATGGTTTAAAGGTTTTGGTgtgaagaaaaatggaggagaagggaggtatttatagaattCCCCAACAGCTCAgatgaatttaaatatttagtTCGAAGGCTTAGATCAAAAGATGAGTTTTGAACCAAATGTGAGAAGGTCCATAGTCGCTTCAAGATGGATGGCCCAGATGCATTCTCAACTACCATGGACTTCCACATATTTGGTTCCAAACTCATCTTTTGATACGAGCCTTTAAATTAAacattcaaattaatttgagtTACTATTCACTTCCCCAAGCCGGTAGATGTCATTCCCTATTCATTCTAGGAAGTTACTATTCATGGGAGACTATTCACATTGGGTTCCACCATTCATCACTCCTCCAACCGAGGTTATCTCTATTTTCTTatcttgattttcattttctttaatttcgtATTCCTGTTTCTAAAGGGAGAAGGAACTGCGTGAAGATTGCAACTACAGCATAGATGTTTCTTAGAAAAGTAGTGTTTTTCGCCCTTCGTATTCCCAAATAGGATTTGTATCCAAGGGTGAAGgttgttgatgcgaaaaagtggtttgacacgtggttcgcccaacttagtgatattgtgtcttcggaagatcaagttcctgcaaaaagggaacgttcggtaagaccttggggtaccggtgcggtacctgccgaaggctctccgatgcttaagtaagtacggatttagtaaatatcagattacagatcaagcgataGCGTACCGTTGATCGTTCTGTCTCCCcttcttttgggaataggggtctccttatataggccttgggaggtgtGCTTATTTTGGAAtctccgatgtgggactgtaggagtggattgtgagcatgacacgtgtccaagAGCAAAAGCACCATGATGCATATGATTCGGTAGGGTCCTTGCCGAAGGGCTTGCTCTCCATAAATGTTGACTCCGTCCACGTGTCTGGTGGTCATTGGTCGCTAATATGCGGTATAAACAGTTGTCATATTGACAATGTAAGCAAAAATCATCAGTATCAGATCTctaccataaaaaaaaataagtaaccAACCAAAAATAAGCTCAAGGCTGCAATCATGGGAAACATAGTTgacagaaagaagaaaattatacTAGTTCATATACATTGCTTACGGCAAGGCATTTACCTGTTGTCTGGATTCTGATATTAACTCGGTTATCCGAGGGATGAGGAATGCTGCAACcacaaaattttgttcttggactgCAAAACATTACAACTTGTTTAGGATATCATCATTAAACTGTTATTGCCAATGCCATCAGTACTAATTTTTTAATCACTACTAATTACGTCATCATTTTCCACTTAATCCTATCTTATAGCAAGATTTACTTCAACATAGAAAATTTGATAAGGATTCAAAGGATGGTATGTAGCAATAAACTTGTAAAGCTTTATGATTTACTTCAAtacccaccaaaaaaaaaaaaaaaaaaaggttatagGAGAAGCAGATTATTGATGCATAGCAACAGTCGAACATTTACTAAAAGTGCTTACAAAATAAGTAGAAAGCACTTGCTCCTGATTCAAAGTGAACCTGGCGGCATTTGCAAATGTATAATCCTCatcaaccaaagaaaatgtaGATTGGCTGGGATCAGTTAAGGACCCGTGTTCCATTTCTTACAAAATCCCGCCtaccaagaaaaaagaacaatgtatgctctgtctctctctttctctctctcgaGCGTTTTAGGGTTCATGGTTTTGGTTGTGCATTTAATCCAAGTTTTCAAGATACCGATATTGCCCtcatttttcataaatgacATTTTTGCCCTCCACCTTACTCATTCTCCTTTCGGCCGTTCTTCAAACTCAAACCTTGCGTTTTGGGTTCTCTCCTCTGCCCACTGCAGCTTGTTTCTATCAAACGAAAAGCTGATCTTTACTTTCTCTCCTACCTACAGGTACCATTCTCTCTGTACTCAAATACCTTCCTTTTCcacttactttttttttttttaatttcaaaattttaatattaagttAGGGTTTTATGTGTagaattttttctttcctgcATTTTCTATCTTGTATCATTTTCATGATTTGGGGCGTTGTCATTATTTAGGGCGAATATATACTTATGggtttaggattttttttgcTCTATGCATTTTCATGGTGTAGGGCTTTAGTATAACTGTAACTGTAAGGCTTCTTGGTACAAATGGAGATAAGGAaatatgattgatttttttttttttatagaaaaaaagtCTCGCAATTTGATGATAACAGGAACTGAGAGACATATCTTGAACTTAGTTTGATTTTAGTGTTATTGGTCTGAGTTTGAGTTGGCAAATAAACCATCCCAATCAAATTCGAGATGAACTCGATTAGGGGTTCAACGTGCCTAAGTTCCTTTTTGGTTGGTTGACAAAAATTCTGAGCCCTGACGTTAAAACCTTTATCCAAAAATTTATGTTCCTTAATTACATTCATGGTTGTAGCTCTGACTGCAAGTATAATGAAGAAGCAACATGTAGCAATGTTGTATTTGATGCTTTCTAAAACTTCAAGCACAGTTCTCAGTTAGAGGCTGAAAATTTATGCACTCACTGAGTACTTTTTCCAGTCATAAATCTCTGCTTAGAGTTAAGTTTTTGCCCCATACATGACAGTGAGAGCATGGTTTCAGTTGCCATTTGGATGATAGAAATTGGCCACCAAGTTTTTTGGTAATCTTTTACTCAGATGTGCAGGTGAAATTAACTAGGCATGCTCTTGAATATCCAAGTGAAATTCCAATACAATTATCCCACTCGAAGTTATAACTTCAATCTCACTAAAACAAAGTATGTGTATTGTCAACTTAACGCCAATTCAAAAAATCAACCGAAGTATTTTCGTTTCTGCCCCTAATGAGATTTCTGTCCAATCAATGTAACTCGTCTAAAATTTTAATCTTAACGTCACCATGTATTGAATATGGAATGTGAGAGAAGCCCAAAGTAATACCATGCGCCTATCAAAGTAAATTAACAATCTCTTCAATATTTTGTACCAAATCTGGTCCTTGATTTACTGTCTTCCTAGTTTGCAAGGTTTTGGATTTGAGTAGGCTAGATTATTAGATTTACACTTTGGGGAACTGAATTCAGTgttgttgtgtgtgtgtgtgtgtgttcaGTTCTTCTAGATATGTATGTACACACTCATTTGTTTATACACGTTAATTTGAACAATTCTATTCAACAGAAGATGGCATGGAGGCAAATGCTATTCAACTCAAGAGCAATTTTGGGACCATATTTAGCAACCGGATCCGCCAGATTCTccacaaaatcaaacccatACCTAGGTAAGTAaagattttgattttaggCTTTAATACGCAATTATTGATCCTTCCACTTGTCTTTGGTTCCCAAGAAAATGATAGAAAATAAGATTTCTGGGTTTCATGAATTTGtgatttccttttcttcaaaattaGAAGATACactttttatttggttaagTAGCTATGTGGCATTGGAGGTTGTGTTTGGATgctttaaaaatgaaagaagatgaaaaaaatgGGAACATAAAGTTTGGGTTTTGTTAATGCTCTATATTTAGGTTTCGATAGAAATGAGAAACTTTGTTGGTCACTtcaccaaaaacaataaagaagAATGGCCCAAGAAGTGTTGTTATGCTTCTGTTGGCTCACCACTCAGTTGCTGAAAAAGTTGGGGATACAAAAGGGAGGCAGGTGAAATCTTGGGTTTTGTAAGGTCATGTTTCTTGTTTATTTAACTGTCAATTTAACgagtaatttttttctattattgAACATCACACTTGGCTtctgttttgttcttttcttttgaattaaaaaaagttgtgcTAAGAGATTGAGAACATTGAAGGGCATGGTAGGTGAATCATTTTGTGTAAAGCTTAGCTTATAGTTATATGTTGTAGGCTTAAATGCGCAGTCCAAGTGTCAGAATAACAAACTTTTCTTGACGTTTTATTAGAAATTTAGGagataaatttttgaaaattgggTTTAATTCAATGGAAAACCTTCAAATTGGGGTTGTGTGGTTGTTTTTCTTGCAGTGAAAGTTGGAATACCAGAGTTTTTGAATGGAATTGGCAATGGAGTGGAATCCCATGTGGCCAAGCTTGAAGCTGAGATTGGTGACTTCCAAAAGCTGCTTGTCACTCGTACTCTCAAGCTGAAGAAACTTGGTGTCCCTTGCAAACATGTAATCAATCTCTGAGTTGATCACTTACTTCGCAGACGCACACACCCACCGGAGATTAATATATTAAAGTTTCTGTTTCTAAATTCTTGCAATTTAGGAATGTATAGCTATACTATACTAAAGCCTTGGAATCATCTTTATTGTTTCTTGTTTGCTTTGGATCCGTCTCAGTAATCCTTCCTTTATGCATTGCTGATGAACAGATGGAAATAATaactttgtttcttcttttttcttcataaaaatgaaagaaatataattccGAGGATCttaatgttgttttcttgGTGGTTTAGAAATTTGATATTGGATTTCTCTTTTTGCAGAGGAAGTTGATCTTGAAATACACCCACAAGTATAGACTGGGACTCTGGAGACCACTAGCTCAGGCGATCAAATCTTAGTTAGTTTTGGAGTAGTGTGCAGTTTACACAAAGATTTTGTCTGCTGCCAAATGTTACTGGCAGACACTCGATGTATGGAGCTGTGAAATAagagagtttttgttttcatgatATTCTAGTCTTTCTTCACCCAATTTAAGTTTCATCATAAAGTTCAACGGTAGTGTATGATGTACTGGATTTAATTGAGCAATCTACCTAGGTGGTTTCACCAGAATCCTTGTTTCATATCTTTGGTGTCCAACTGCTCTGACTTATAGCAAACTGGTTTAGGAAGATTACAAAATCTGTTGGTATTGAAGGGTCAAATGTTTATTGATTTGTTAAACCTTTTTATCTATGTGACACTGACAgtagtttttaattaaaataccagattatttaaaaaattctctGCTCAAGTAATAAACAGTACATATTAGCTTATTCAAATTGGTGGGATTATTCAGTTATAAGTGGCTGCAGACTGGCAACATCTCATCCTTTTCCTTAGCATTGTTGCTTCTCTTTCCTAGATTTCGTATTTTCACCAAGTCTTGGTTGCTAGCCTCCATATGCTCTTAGGATCCAGTAGCTCTGCATGGTTGAACATTTTTTGTGCCTATCTTCAAGAGTTCAGACTGGCTCGAGTTCAGTTCAACCAGGCTAAGGCGCGATTATGATTTCAGTTACGACGTCCTTATTAACgtcttgttctttttgttattttaaatacaagcgatagtctaaacgtATGGTTCTCAAAGTAGAGAATTTAGCCAATTCCTTTCCTTGTTTTTTGTAATCAAAGTAGACCGTGGTACTCATTGACTTCCAAGGTTTAGTCATATAATTGTGTATTTTATGTAAATCATTAattgcttatttatttttctgttaatTCCTTTCCTTGTTTTTGGTAATCAAAGTAGACCGTGGTACTCATTGACTTCCAAGGTTTAGTCATATAATTGTGTATTTTATGCAAATCATTAattgcttatttatttatttttctgttaaaaTCATCAATTGGTTATTAGTTCCATAGTAATTGCATATATTTTAACTGAAAAAAACTCATAACTCCAAAAAGATTTTGCGTTAATCATGCAGGTAACAGAGCATTAAGACCCCATTGGACAATAATATGCCCAGCATAACTGCTATTAATTCCAAGGGAAATGACAAAGAACTATACAACCCTGTATAAATACATGTTTTTAGATCCCCCTCCAACCATCCCAATCTCAACAAGCTTCCACTGTCTCTCTGCCTGGCTCTttcaatattaaaaaatatatatatccttcCAATTTCTGCTATGGttatgatgaagaagaaaccaGGCCAGGGACGCCAAAAGATTCCAATTGCCAAAATAGCCAAGAGAAGTAATTTACAAGTCACATTCTGTAAACGTCGTTCAGGGCTCTTCAAGAAGGCTAGTGAGCTCTGCACCGTTTGTGGTGTTGAGATTGCAATAGTTGTCTTCTCTCCTGCCAATAAACCCTTCTCCTTTGGCCACCCTCATGTTGAGTCCATCGTTGACCGC
The Prunus dulcis chromosome 2, ALMONDv2, whole genome shotgun sequence DNA segment above includes these coding regions:
- the LOC117617291 gene encoding uncharacterized protein LOC117617291, which translates into the protein MAWRQMLFNSRAILGPYLATGSARFSTKSNPYLVKVGIPEFLNGIGNGVESHVAKLEAEIGDFQKLLVTRTLKLKKLGVPCKHRKLILKYTHKYRLGLWRPLAQAIKS